A single Defluviitalea saccharophila DNA region contains:
- a CDS encoding ABC transporter substrate-binding protein, translating into MKSKLSALLLCLVMVVSLMAGCGSQTTTTPAQDPASSTESTESSKSGENYNIYLITMDQMDQHWVNVDAGCKKAVEELGNIKYTWLAPDVKDDAKQIECINNAVAGGADAILLAANGPDAVTAALEEAEAAGVKIVYVDSAAAFPAVKTLATDNKAAGNTAGKEMIAALAAAGITEGKIGVVSVNAATASTVAREEGFRAAFEGTKFEILETQYGDGDAAKSKDIAANYITQGCVGIFGTNEGSTVGIGNAIQEAGGTVLGVGFDKSDTILNLIKDGYLVCTMAQNPDVMGYEGMKTAVKDLAGENTGEDYFDTGVSVINKDSL; encoded by the coding sequence GTGAAAAGTAAGTTAAGTGCATTATTGTTGTGTCTAGTTATGGTTGTAAGTCTCATGGCCGGCTGTGGAAGCCAGACGACTACAACACCGGCACAAGATCCTGCTTCTTCAACAGAGTCCACAGAATCATCAAAGTCAGGTGAGAATTACAATATTTATTTAATCACTATGGACCAAATGGATCAACATTGGGTAAATGTAGATGCCGGCTGTAAAAAAGCTGTAGAAGAGCTAGGAAATATCAAATATACCTGGTTAGCTCCGGATGTAAAAGATGACGCAAAGCAAATCGAATGTATCAATAATGCGGTTGCTGGTGGAGCAGATGCTATACTCTTAGCTGCTAATGGTCCCGATGCCGTAACTGCTGCTCTAGAAGAAGCTGAGGCTGCAGGCGTTAAAATTGTATATGTTGACTCTGCTGCTGCTTTTCCCGCAGTTAAAACATTGGCAACGGATAATAAAGCTGCCGGAAATACAGCAGGAAAAGAAATGATTGCTGCTCTTGCAGCTGCTGGAATCACAGAAGGTAAAATTGGTGTTGTTAGTGTTAATGCTGCCACAGCTTCAACCGTAGCGAGAGAAGAAGGATTCCGTGCTGCATTTGAAGGTACTAAATTTGAAATCCTTGAAACCCAATACGGTGATGGGGATGCTGCAAAATCCAAAGATATCGCTGCAAACTATATTACTCAAGGTTGTGTGGGTATCTTTGGAACCAATGAAGGTTCTACAGTAGGAATCGGAAATGCAATCCAAGAAGCTGGTGGCACAGTTTTAGGTGTTGGATTTGATAAATCCGATACAATACTTAACCTCATTAAAGATGGTTATTTAGTATGTACAATGGCCCAAAATCCAGATGTTATGGGTTATGAAGGTATGAAGACAGCTGTTAAAGATTTGGCTGGCGAAAATACCGGTGAAGATTATTTTGATACAGGTGTATCAGTAATTAACAAAGATTCTCTTTAA
- a CDS encoding ABC transporter permease has translation MKKIEKQSTLKRILAIRGMGQVITVAFGLVILCIIFGILNPTFFSGRNIGNLLRQIAPILLIGIGQSYVLITGNIDLSIGSVVGMSCMISATLMTKGVNPWVAVLITLICCIAVGIMNGELVAYCKLPPFIATLGTMTVARGIAQIVNNNYNTDSIGAGAKGFRDFFYYGRTFGIYNTIWITIILWLIFNFILSKTRTGRHIYAIGSNLEASRLSGVNIVSTTIKAYIVSTFCSCVVGLIICATSGMGTMDAGNVYEMYAVAASVIGGVSTLGGQGILLGTVIGASIWGVLQNGLQFAGAPVAIRNIVIGIIVVISVLLDIIVRTGGKPRKKKEAVVSENGVKA, from the coding sequence ATGAAAAAGATAGAAAAACAAAGCACATTAAAAAGAATTTTAGCAATTAGAGGTATGGGGCAAGTGATTACAGTCGCCTTTGGTCTTGTTATTCTTTGCATCATATTTGGTATTTTAAATCCTACCTTTTTCTCAGGCAGAAATATAGGCAATCTGCTGCGTCAAATCGCACCGATTTTGTTAATTGGTATCGGTCAGTCTTATGTTCTAATTACCGGAAATATTGATCTGTCCATAGGTTCTGTGGTTGGTATGAGCTGTATGATCTCTGCAACACTGATGACTAAAGGTGTAAACCCATGGGTCGCTGTATTGATTACATTGATTTGCTGCATTGCCGTTGGTATTATGAACGGTGAACTGGTTGCGTATTGTAAGCTGCCGCCTTTTATCGCTACTCTGGGTACAATGACGGTTGCCAGAGGTATTGCACAAATTGTAAATAACAACTACAATACAGACTCAATTGGAGCAGGGGCAAAAGGTTTCAGAGACTTTTTCTATTATGGCAGAACCTTTGGTATTTATAACACCATATGGATTACCATTATCCTTTGGCTGATATTTAACTTTATATTAAGCAAAACCCGTACTGGCCGCCATATTTATGCAATCGGAAGCAATCTTGAAGCATCCAGGCTATCTGGTGTAAATATAGTGTCTACTACAATCAAAGCATATATTGTCAGCACATTTTGTTCATGCGTAGTCGGTCTGATCATTTGTGCGACCAGCGGTATGGGTACTATGGACGCAGGTAATGTTTATGAAATGTATGCAGTTGCTGCTTCTGTAATTGGAGGCGTGAGTACCTTAGGAGGACAGGGTATTCTACTGGGGACAGTAATAGGAGCATCCATTTGGGGAGTACTGCAAAACGGTCTTCAATTTGCAGGAGCACCTGTTGCTATTCGTAATATTGTAATAGGTATTATCGTTGTTATTTCAGTTCTACTGGATATTATCGTTAGAACTGGTGGCAAACCAAGAAAGAAAAAAGAAGCGGTTGTTTCTGAAAATGGAGTTAAAGCATAA
- a CDS encoding sugar ABC transporter ATP-binding protein: MEEYIVELKNINKSFPGVKALDNVSFNLKSGEVLALLGENGAGKSTLVKILSGVHSKDSGEIKIFGEYVEDLTPKKAQALGVAIIHQELNMCSHLSVAENIFLGREITHSGILSNKEMNRQAKAILDRLNIDIPPETIVGDLPVSKQQMVEIAKALSTNAKILIMDEPTSALTAKEISELFKIIKKLKNEGCGIVYISHRLEELQHIVDRVMIMRDGKYITTMNFSETSMQEIIANMVGREIKEKFPRVTCKKGKKILEVKNLNAGKLVRDISFDIYEGEIVGIAGLMGAGRTETTRAIFGVDPKDSGEIILDGKPVQINKPMDAIKAGIVLVPEDRKKDGLCTKLSIRENIALPNLDILCKLDGIVNKKKEKAMVNKSIEDLRIKLPHSEVNADSLSGGNQQKVVVSKWLARNSRIVMFDEPTRGIDVAAKVEIYNLMNDLKQKGIGVLFVSSEMPEILGISDRILVMCDGKITGELDIKDATQNLILEYATKFENKIEKDNMAHEAV, from the coding sequence ATGGAAGAATATATTGTTGAACTTAAAAATATCAATAAGAGCTTTCCGGGAGTAAAGGCTTTAGATAATGTATCTTTCAATTTGAAATCTGGAGAAGTACTGGCACTGCTTGGAGAAAACGGTGCCGGGAAATCCACTCTGGTAAAAATTTTAAGCGGTGTTCATAGCAAAGACAGTGGAGAGATTAAAATTTTTGGGGAATATGTAGAAGATTTAACACCAAAAAAAGCCCAAGCATTGGGGGTTGCGATCATTCATCAAGAGTTAAATATGTGTTCCCACCTTTCTGTGGCAGAGAACATTTTTTTAGGACGAGAAATAACCCATTCCGGAATTTTGTCTAATAAAGAAATGAACCGACAAGCAAAAGCAATTCTTGATCGGTTAAATATCGATATTCCACCGGAAACAATTGTTGGCGATCTTCCAGTGTCTAAGCAGCAAATGGTGGAAATTGCAAAAGCCCTTTCTACGAATGCTAAGATTCTGATTATGGATGAGCCTACTTCAGCATTAACCGCAAAGGAAATCAGTGAACTCTTTAAAATCATTAAAAAGTTGAAGAATGAGGGCTGTGGAATTGTATACATATCTCATCGTCTGGAAGAATTACAGCATATTGTTGATCGAGTAATGATTATGCGAGACGGAAAATATATTACCACAATGAATTTTTCCGAAACATCCATGCAAGAAATCATTGCAAATATGGTAGGCCGTGAAATCAAAGAAAAGTTCCCAAGAGTAACCTGCAAAAAAGGGAAGAAAATCTTAGAAGTTAAAAACCTGAATGCAGGGAAACTTGTAAGAGATATAAGCTTTGACATATATGAAGGAGAAATAGTCGGTATTGCAGGACTTATGGGTGCCGGGCGCACGGAAACTACCAGAGCGATTTTTGGTGTTGATCCTAAAGACTCTGGAGAAATTATTTTAGATGGTAAACCTGTTCAGATTAATAAACCTATGGATGCGATTAAGGCAGGAATCGTATTGGTTCCTGAAGATAGAAAAAAAGACGGTTTGTGCACTAAATTAAGTATTCGAGAGAATATAGCATTACCTAATTTAGATATTCTATGCAAATTAGATGGCATTGTAAATAAAAAGAAAGAAAAAGCAATGGTTAATAAATCTATTGAAGATTTAAGAATCAAATTACCTCACTCGGAGGTAAATGCAGATAGCCTTTCAGGAGGCAATCAACAAAAAGTGGTTGTGAGCAAATGGCTGGCAAGAAATTCTCGAATAGTCATGTTTGATGAACCGACCAGAGGTATTGATGTTGCTGCAAAGGTTGAAATTTATAATTTAATGAACGATTTAAAACAAAAAGGAATTGGTGTACTTTTTGTTTCCTCTGAAATGCCTGAAATACTGGGCATCAGTGATCGAATCCTCGTAATGTGCGACGGGAAAATTACCGGGGAATTGGATATTAAGGATGCTACACAAAATCTTATTCTAGAATATGCAACTAAATTTGAGAATAAAATCGAGAAAGATAATATGGCTCATGAAGCAGTATAA
- a CDS encoding ATP-binding cassette domain-containing protein gives MERITQIVDGTTLLDNFNLHIFEGEIMGLVSINYHGQEALVRIICQNIPIHYGYVYFQETLVNNYKHSSMTMNRVAVIEKQSRLVEDLTVVDNIFVLRNGFKKYLINPKILEDQFKQFSKELGIHIDGNQLVSNLSFFEKCVVEMLKAIVGGVKLIVIKDISNFISTTDLIKIHDIIRYYSTQGISFLYICNHHEEAFKICDRISIMKNEKVLKVLSKKEFKQEVIAPYTLDFNRIDSTTAGNISKEGILSFQNVSTDNIHNMNFSATEGECLVFLDMNNTVLEDIIKLMNHEISPNSGKILFDDSNYNDVLSLRKNICFIQENPIHSMLFKEMSYIDNLCFLLDKKYPNLWLSKKIKKSVIQEYEPLLGKDIYCNDITELDAQSLYNLVYYRIHLYHPKVVFCIQPFSGADMYLRRHIVYLINQLRKKKITVIILAVNLSDSLAVADRLMIIEHGKLSKEYHSREFQSFRENQ, from the coding sequence ATGGAAAGAATTACACAGATTGTTGACGGTACAACCCTGCTGGATAATTTTAATTTACATATTTTTGAAGGGGAGATCATGGGGCTTGTGAGTATCAATTATCACGGACAAGAAGCCTTAGTTCGTATAATTTGTCAAAACATTCCCATTCACTACGGCTATGTTTATTTTCAAGAAACCTTAGTGAATAATTACAAACATAGTTCTATGACCATGAACCGGGTAGCTGTTATTGAAAAACAGAGTCGATTGGTAGAAGATTTAACAGTTGTAGACAATATTTTTGTTTTGCGCAATGGTTTTAAAAAATACTTAATTAATCCTAAGATACTGGAGGATCAGTTTAAACAATTTTCTAAGGAACTCGGTATTCATATTGATGGCAATCAGTTAGTATCCAATCTATCTTTTTTTGAAAAATGTGTCGTAGAGATGCTAAAAGCCATTGTTGGCGGTGTAAAATTGATTGTTATAAAAGACATTAGCAATTTTATCAGCACCACCGATTTAATCAAAATACACGATATAATACGATACTATTCAACACAGGGTATATCTTTTTTATACATTTGTAATCATCATGAAGAAGCTTTTAAGATTTGTGACCGGATTTCTATCATGAAAAATGAAAAAGTACTGAAAGTTCTAAGCAAAAAAGAGTTTAAACAAGAAGTCATAGCCCCTTATACCCTTGATTTTAATCGTATTGATTCTACTACAGCCGGTAATATTAGCAAAGAAGGAATATTAAGCTTTCAAAATGTTTCTACAGACAATATTCATAATATGAATTTTTCTGCTACAGAAGGAGAATGTCTTGTTTTCTTAGATATGAATAATACCGTTTTAGAAGACATTATTAAATTAATGAACCATGAAATAAGCCCAAATTCGGGAAAGATATTATTTGACGACTCAAACTATAACGATGTACTCTCCCTTAGAAAAAATATCTGTTTTATTCAAGAAAACCCCATTCATAGTATGCTTTTTAAAGAAATGAGCTATATTGATAATTTGTGTTTTTTATTAGATAAAAAATATCCTAATTTATGGCTCAGCAAGAAAATTAAAAAAAGTGTTATACAAGAATATGAACCACTTCTTGGTAAAGATATTTACTGTAACGATATCACTGAATTAGATGCTCAGTCATTGTATAATTTAGTTTATTATAGAATTCATCTCTATCATCCTAAGGTTGTTTTCTGCATTCAGCCTTTCTCAGGCGCAGATATGTACCTTAGGCGTCATATTGTTTACCTCATTAACCAGCTGCGTAAGAAAAAGATTACCGTAATCATTCTGGCAGTGAACCTTTCTGATTCTCTCGCTGTAGCAGATCGTTTAATGATCATAGAGCATGGAAAACTTTCCAAAGAGTATCACAGTCGAGAATTCCAATCTTTCCGTGAAAATCAATAA
- a CDS encoding sensor histidine kinase: MKIKNNRYLSYRIFYFFLAVMLCIFYLLFILTVLSISNSKLIFAVLFGYSILFVLFYIGYKWIYIPYKETSKVLQLFAKGYTIQDIFELNFPFSPEMDEAVTKLKAMIHTNELISATKKQAQYLALQNQINPHFLYNSLEGIRGEALMAGLDNVAEITEALSTYFRYTISNVEHLVTLEDELRNIENYYIIQQYRFGERLNLKIEYDAEDKTDILKYRLPKLVLQPIVENSIFHGIERKMGKGNIVIKLESTTKRLIITVSDDGLGMEEERLKELNEKLNTHSFDYIKPDSEEKGGIAIINVNNRIKLLFGEEYGINIYSTLNVGTDVEITLPLITKDGSEIG, translated from the coding sequence ATGAAAATCAAAAACAACCGATATTTATCCTATCGAATTTTTTATTTCTTTTTGGCAGTGATGCTCTGTATATTTTATTTATTATTTATTTTAACAGTACTCTCTATTTCTAATAGCAAACTTATTTTTGCTGTATTATTTGGATACTCCATATTATTTGTCCTTTTTTACATTGGTTATAAATGGATTTATATTCCCTATAAAGAAACCTCCAAAGTATTGCAGCTCTTTGCAAAAGGATATACTATTCAAGACATTTTTGAACTAAATTTCCCTTTCAGTCCCGAAATGGATGAAGCAGTAACGAAGTTAAAAGCTATGATTCACACCAATGAACTCATCAGTGCGACAAAAAAACAAGCCCAATATCTTGCCTTACAAAATCAGATTAACCCACATTTTCTATACAATAGCCTTGAAGGCATCAGAGGCGAAGCCTTGATGGCAGGACTTGATAATGTTGCTGAGATTACAGAAGCACTTAGCACTTATTTTCGCTATACTATTTCCAATGTAGAACATTTGGTTACCCTGGAAGATGAATTAAGAAATATTGAAAACTACTATATTATTCAGCAGTATCGTTTTGGGGAACGTCTCAACCTAAAAATCGAATACGATGCCGAAGACAAAACAGATATTCTAAAATATCGTTTGCCTAAGCTTGTTTTACAACCCATTGTAGAAAACTCTATTTTTCACGGCATAGAAAGAAAAATGGGAAAGGGCAATATCGTTATAAAACTTGAAAGTACCACCAAGCGCTTAATCATTACCGTATCCGATGACGGCTTAGGGATGGAAGAGGAACGTTTAAAAGAATTAAATGAAAAGCTCAATACCCATTCCTTCGACTATATAAAACCGGATAGCGAAGAAAAAGGCGGCATAGCTATTATTAATGTGAATAATAGAATTAAGCTCCTTTTTGGAGAGGAATATGGCATCAATATCTACAGTACATTAAATGTTGGCACAGATGTTGAAATTACATTACCACTCATAACTAAGGATGGAAGTGAAATTGGCTAA